In the Desulfosporosinus acidiphilus SJ4 genome, GCCACTTCCGTGTACAGTTGGCCGTTACAAATGTTCTTAGCGGAAGACCATTGTTTAGCACCTTTACAGCCCCAAATTTATTCCTTTAACCCCAAGGTCGTTGCTAATTTCAAAAAGGCTTATGTGGACCTTCCGAAGAACGACTGGATTGATGCCTGGGTCATTGCCGAACGTTTACGCTTCGGCCGGCTCCCGGAGGGCTCTCAGGTCGATTTCCGCTACTTACCGTTACAGCGACTCACTCGCTTTCGTTGTCATCTGATCGAGATGATCTCCAGAGAGAAGAATTATTTCCTCACGAACTTGTTCTTAAAGTTTAGCACTCTTGCCCAAGGTACGGTTTTTAGTAATACTTTCAGCGTTACTTCTGAATCCTTGACACTTGAGTTTTTTTCTCCAGAAGAGGTTGCGGCTCGACCGCTTGATGAACTGATTGATTTCCTCATGGAGAAAGGAAGAAGTCATTTCGAGGATCCGGAAGCCAAAGCCAGAGAGTTGAAGGAAGCCGCTCGCAAGGCCCATCGACTACGTGGAAGCCTATTGCAACCCATTAACCTTATCCTAGCCACGAGCATCGAAACCATCCACACTTTAGAGAAACAGGTCAAGAAAATCGATAAGGCGATCGAAGCTGAAATCAGGCATTTCCCTAATACGCTCATTACCATTCCCGGTATTGGCCCTGTGCTTTCAGCTGGTATTATTGCTGAGATTGGAGACATCCGCCGTTTTCCGAATGAAGGAGCCTTAGCAAAGTTTATTGGGCTAACCTGGCGTTCTCACCAGTCCGGTGATTTTACAGCCGATGACACGCCCTTAACTCGAACCGGCAACACCTACTTGCGAAGTTATATCATCCAGGCTGCTAACCTAGTACGCCAAAAGGAACCAGAGTACAAAGCCTTCTACCAACGTAAATTCTCGGAAAGTAAGACTCACCATCATCGCCGTGCTCTCGTGCTTACTGCACGCAAACTCGTCCGTATGGTTGATGCTCTGCTACGCAGCAACCAAATCTATATGCCACATGGCAATAGGGGGATTGCAAACTAAGCATGAACTACGAGAATTGAAGTCCCATTTTTGTAACTTGTTTCCATTTCATTTTGGGAATAAGAGGGTTTTTTATTGCCTTTTTTGCCAACGGATAACTAACTTACTGAAAAATTGACTCACTTAGGGTCTTGACATATTACCGAAGGACTTAAAACTAATATATTTAAAATGTAATACTTAGAGTTCCTCTAATCAAGATAATTTAAACTTTTTTCCTTGACTTAGAGTCGACTTTAAGAGATAAGCTGACATTATCAATTATAAAGGAGAGGCTAAATGAATTTTACCAAACAGTCACCTATTCAGTCAGGATATGGCCCGCTGACAACGGCAAGAGAGATGGTGGCCCACTGTGACCTTTCAGGAAAAATAGCGATTGTAACAGGTGGTTATTCTGGTATCGGATTAGAGACCACGCGTGCTTTGTCAAATGTCGGTGCCACGGTAATCGTTCCTGCAAGAACGCCGGAGAAGGCTCGAGCTTCACTTGAAAGGATACCGAATGTGGAGTTAGAAGAACTTGATCTCATGAACCCGGACTCTATCGACAATTTCGCACAACGCTTTCTTACCACCGGCAGACCTCTGCACATCCTTATCAACAGCGCTGGTGTGATGGCGCCTCCGCTTAGACGTGATGGACGTGGTTATGAGTCACAGTTCTCAACGAATCATTTGGGTCATTTTCAGTTGACGTCAAGACTTTGCCCAGCCCTGAAAATGGCCCATGGTGCAAGAGTTATTGCGGTTTCCTCACGGGGCCATCGTCTCGGCGGGGTTGATTTCGAGGATCCGAATTTTGAACATCATGAATACGATAAGTGGAAAGCTTACGCGCAGTCTAAAACTGCCAACATCCTGTTTGCACTGGAATTAGACAAGCGAGGCAGGAACTTTGATATCCGAGCCTTCTCTGTTCACCCTGGGTTAGTGCCGAATACCGAACTAGGACGGGATTTGACCGAAGCAGAGATAGGACCCAAACCGATTAAAGACGAGCAGGGACAAATCGTTAGCAATGAAAACAACGCCCAATTCAAGACAGTGGAGCAAGGCGCGGCGACCAGTGTTTGGTGTGCAACTAGCAATCAACTTAATGGAATGGGCGGGGTCTATTGCGAGGATTGTGACATATCAACTGCAGAATCGGCCGATAGCCTCAGTGCCACAGGCGTTCGTCCATGGGCAATTGATCTTGAATTGGCAAGGCGACTATGGGATCTTAGCGAAAGGCTAACAGGTGTCGAATTTATAATTTAATCGAGTATTGTTATCAGAAGGATAGGGAAATTTAGTTGAATGCAAAATATAGCTAATGAAACAGAGCGACGGATGCCTGAAATTGAGCAACCGTCGCTTTTCTGT is a window encoding:
- a CDS encoding IS110 family transposase: MSLFVGIDVSSSDFKVRILDERGNEPVKRLRVLNDQPGCEQVARYLSEACNKENEDRLVIGLEATSVYSWPLQMFLAEDHCLAPLQPQIYSFNPKVVANFKKAYVDLPKNDWIDAWVIAERLRFGRLPEGSQVDFRYLPLQRLTRFRCHLIEMISREKNYFLTNLFLKFSTLAQGTVFSNTFSVTSESLTLEFFSPEEVAARPLDELIDFLMEKGRSHFEDPEAKARELKEAARKAHRLRGSLLQPINLILATSIETIHTLEKQVKKIDKAIEAEIRHFPNTLITIPGIGPVLSAGIIAEIGDIRRFPNEGALAKFIGLTWRSHQSGDFTADDTPLTRTGNTYLRSYIIQAANLVRQKEPEYKAFYQRKFSESKTHHHRRALVLTARKLVRMVDALLRSNQIYMPHGNRGIAN
- a CDS encoding oxidoreductase encodes the protein MNFTKQSPIQSGYGPLTTAREMVAHCDLSGKIAIVTGGYSGIGLETTRALSNVGATVIVPARTPEKARASLERIPNVELEELDLMNPDSIDNFAQRFLTTGRPLHILINSAGVMAPPLRRDGRGYESQFSTNHLGHFQLTSRLCPALKMAHGARVIAVSSRGHRLGGVDFEDPNFEHHEYDKWKAYAQSKTANILFALELDKRGRNFDIRAFSVHPGLVPNTELGRDLTEAEIGPKPIKDEQGQIVSNENNAQFKTVEQGAATSVWCATSNQLNGMGGVYCEDCDISTAESADSLSATGVRPWAIDLELARRLWDLSERLTGVEFII